CACTTCACGGTAATCAGCATAATTGGTCACCACGGTCATGTCACCCATTGGTGACTCCTGGCTGATTTGCGTGCTAAGGCGCAGCCCGTTTTCAACGCTGAAATATTCGTTGCGCACCGAGCCGCTGGGGCTGGTGAAGCGGATGCGGTAAGCCTCCTGACCGTCAAGATCTTCAATTCCAGCTAATTCCATCTGGTACCCCAGTTCATCATAGCGCAATTCAGGGAACAGGGCAGCCTGGAGTTTCAGTTCTGTGAGCGCGTCGCCGGTAATATCCTGCGACTGGCCCATGGCGCTTACTTTTCCGCGGGTGCCATCGTAAACCTGCTTTTGGATGATATTGCCACCCATGCTTATCGCTGAGTAGAAAAGGTCGGGAGACTTCTGCTTGTTTACGGCTTCAATGGTCATCCCCTGCACGTTGGCGGTCATGGTAATGGTAACGTCTTCCACCCCTTCAACGTTTGCATATCCGCCAATGGCAGAAACGTAGGCTGCAATAACCTGTTTGGCATTGACCTCACCGGTAACAGCCTTGGGTGCCTCTACCGGGCGTCCAAAGGCATCAAAAAACTCAACGCTGCCGGTGGTGCTGAACTTTTCAAGACTGCCAGCCACTTCATCGCGATTGCCAGCCACCACAATGATGGCGTTGTCGGGCTTCAGGTATTTTGCAGCCATGGCCTGTACGTCGCTCACGCTAACTGCAGCCAGCTTCTCAAGGTAGGTGGCATAATAATCTTCGGGCAGGTTGTAGCGTTTGATGTTAAGGGCGAAGTTGGCAATGGTGCGGGGGCTTTCCAGCGAACGCGCGAAACTGCCGTTCATGAAGTTTTTAAGCTGTTGAAGGCTTTCTTCTGAAACAGGTTCACTGATCAGACGTCTCATCTCGCCCAGGATTTCTACCACGGTGCTGTCGGTAACGCTGTTTCTGACTTCGGTGCTTGCGGTAAACCGTCCTACCACTTCATCGGGCGAAAGGTTGGAGCGGGCACCATAAGTATAACCTTTATCTTCGCGCAGGTTTTGCATCAGACGTCCGGAGAAGACTCCGCCGCCCAGGATTGCATTCATCACATTGGCTTTAATGACGTCGGGATGGCCGGGAGTCAGTTCAACAGGATAAGTTACATACACCATTGACTGTACCGCGCCGGCACGGTTACCAATAGCCACCCGGTTTCCTTCGGGAGCAACAGGGGTGGGATAAGTCATTTCGGGGACATCGCCTTTTTTCCATTTGCCAAAGTATTTCTTGGCAAGTTTCTTAGCTTCCTTTTTATCAATGTCACCAACGATCACCAGATAGGCCACATTGGGCTTCCAGTAAGTTTGATAATAATTCACCAATAAATCCCTGTTGATGTTGTCGAGCGATTCCGGAGTGGTCACCTCCCCATAAGGGTGGTTTGAACCATAGGCAGCAACCCTTGCCACGTTGCCTGCAATAAAGTTTCCTTCATTGCGGCTGACCTCAAGCGCCGATTTGCTTTGGGTAAGATTGCGCTGCAGTTCTTCCTCAGGGAAAGTAGGGTTCATCAGCACGTCGGACATCAGATCCAGGAGGGTTGCCTGATGACGTTTCAGGGAAGAGCCGAACATTCCCGTAGAAAAAGTGCTGAGGTTACCCCCGATAAAATCAATTTCTTTAGCAATTTCTTGTTTGCTGCGGTTCTTAGTGCCTTCGCTCATTAAAGTGCCGGCCATATCCACATAGCCAGTGGCATCCCCTTCCATGATGGGGTCGATGTTAAGGGAAAGCTGAAATGAAACAACAGGTACTTTGCGGTTTTCGACCACAATCACCTGGAGGCCATTGCTCAGGGTGAAGGTATCGAAATCACCC
The nucleotide sequence above comes from Bacteroides sp.. Encoded proteins:
- a CDS encoding pitrilysin family protein, giving the protein MKKIFSFLFLSFIIALSVSAQLDRSQRPEPGPAPVIQLGDFDTFTLSNGLQVIVVENRKVPVVSFQLSLNIDPIMEGDATGYVDMAGTLMSEGTKNRSKQEIAKEIDFIGGNLSTFSTGMFGSSLKRHQATLLDLMSDVLMNPTFPEEELQRNLTQSKSALEVSRNEGNFIAGNVARVAAYGSNHPYGEVTTPESLDNINRDLLVNYYQTYWKPNVAYLVIVGDIDKKEAKKLAKKYFGKWKKGDVPEMTYPTPVAPEGNRVAIGNRAGAVQSMVYVTYPVELTPGHPDVIKANVMNAILGGGVFSGRLMQNLREDKGYTYGARSNLSPDEVVGRFTASTEVRNSVTDSTVVEILGEMRRLISEPVSEESLQQLKNFMNGSFARSLESPRTIANFALNIKRYNLPEDYYATYLEKLAAVSVSDVQAMAAKYLKPDNAIIVVAGNRDEVAGSLEKFSTTGSVEFFDAFGRPVEAPKAVTGEVNAKQVIAAYVSAIGGYANVEGVEDVTITMTANVQGMTIEAVNKQKSPDLFYSAISMGGNIIQKQVYDGTRGKVSAMGQSQDITGDALTELKLQAALFPELRYDELGYQMELAGIEDLDGQEAYRIRFTSPSGSVRNEYFSVENGLRLSTQISQESPMGDMTVVTNYADYREVNGVLFPFTIKQQLGPQMLDMKVTSVEVNTGLGEDAFLVE